A part of Podarcis muralis chromosome 13, rPodMur119.hap1.1, whole genome shotgun sequence genomic DNA contains:
- the NOSIP gene encoding nitric oxide synthase-interacting protein, translating into MTRHGKNCTAGAVYTYHEKKKDTAASGYGTQNVRLSKDAVKDFDCCCLSLQPCKDPVVTPDGYLYEKEAILEYILHQKKEIARQMKAYEKQKNEKKTELAELSKAAKESKVKNFLDKEMSIVSKPLNPFDRKAGDAQPGPSNEEKAKQLPSFWIPSLTPEAKTKVIPKPDKCVYCPMSMKPLKLKDLIPVHFTPVDASVDRVGLINRQDRYVCAVTRDMLGNSVPCAVLRPSGSVVTLECVERLIKKDMVDPVNGEKLTDKDIIVLQRGGTGFAGSGVELEAKKSRPVMQA; encoded by the exons ATGACGCGCCATGGCAAGAACTGCACAGCAGGAGCTGTCTACACCTACCATGAAAAGAAAAAGGACACAG CTGCCTCTGGATACGGGACCCAGAACGTCCGTCTGAGCAAAGATGCTGTCAAGGATTTTGACTGCTGCTGCCTCTCCCTGCAGCCCTGCAAGGACCCTGTTGTGAC CCCTGATGGATACCTGTATGAGAAAGAAGCTATCTTAGAGTACATCCTGCACCAGAAAAAGGAGATTGCCCGGCAAATGAAG GCCTACGAAAAGCAGAAGAATGAGAAGAAGACGGAGCTGGCGGAGTTGAGCAAGGCTGCCAAAGAGTCCAAGGTGAAGAATTTCCTCGACAAAGAGATGAGCATTGTCAGCAAACCTCTCAACCCCTTCGATCGCAAGGCGG GAGATGCTCAGCCTGGACCCAGCAATGAAGAGAAAGCCAAACAGCTGCCCAGCTTTTGGATTCCTTCGCTGACCCCAGAGGCCAAGACCAAAGTCATTCCGAAGCCA GACAAGTGTGTGTACTGTCCCATGAGTATGAAACCCCTGAAGTTGAAGGACCTGATCCCGGTGCATTTCACCCCAGTGGATGCTAGCGTGGATCGAGTAGGGCTGATCAACCGGCAGGACCGCTACGTGTGTGCCGTCACACGAGACATGCTTGGAAACTCTGTCCCGTGTGCTGTTCTGCGTCCATC gGGCTCTGTGGTGACTCTGGAGTGTGTGGAGAGACTCATCAAGAAGGACATGGTTGATCCAGTGAATGGAGAGAAGCTGACTGACAAGGACATCATCGTTCTACAGCGG GGTGGCACAGGATTTGCAGGGTCAGGCGTGGAGCTGGAGGCCAAGAAGTCCCGCCCTGTTATGCAAGCGTAA
- the RCN3 gene encoding reticulocalbin-3 isoform X3 gives MAWQKMLFSSCLLTVCLTWVLAKPPPDKKDRVHHDQDLSDHPHDDNQDFQYDHEAFLGKEDAKTFDQLTPEESKQRLGKIVDRIDRDGDGFVTQPELKEWIKHTQNRYIYENVNKNWKDYDKNSDGHITWTEFKNATYGFYEGEEFGDLDDKHSYRKMLARDERRFKAADKDGDMTATREEFTAFLHPEAFDYMKDIVVTETIEDIDKNGDGFVEVEEYLGDMYSPETGEPEPDWVKTERQQFLDFRDLNKDGKMDREEIGHWILPTDYDHAEVESKHLLIESDKDKDGKLSREEFVEFLRQSIASAKDYEEAVKTLKGHQEL, from the exons ATGGCTTGGCAGAAGATGCTGTTTTCCTCCTGCCTGTTGACTGTGTGTCTCACGTGGGTCTTGGCCAAGCCTCCCCCCGACAAAAAGGACCGCGTCCACCATGACCAAGACTTGAGCGACCACCCTCACGATGACAACCAAGATTTCCAGTATGATCACGAAGCCTTTCTGGGCAAGGAAGATGCCAAAACGTTTGACCAGTTGACTCCTGAAGAGAGCAAGCAGCGGCTTGG AAAGATCGTGGATCGAATCGACCGGGATGGGGACGGTTTTGTGACTCAGCCTGAGCTGAAGGAATGGATCAAGCACACTCAAAACCGCTACATTTACGAGAACGTGAACAAGAACTGGAAGGACTATGACAAGAATAGTGATGGCCACATCACCTGGACTGAGTTCAAGAACGCCACTTATGGCTTCTATGAAG GAGAGGAGTTTGGTGATCTGGATGACAAACACTCCTACCGGAAGATGCTAGCCCGGGATGAGCGGCGGTTCAAGGCAGCTGACAAGGATGGGGACATGACCGCAACGAGGGAGGAGTTCACGGCCTTCCTCCACCCCGAAGCGTTCGACTACATGAAGGACATTGTGGTGACG GAAACCATTGAGGACATCGACAAGAATGGGGATGGCTTTGTCGAAGTAGAGGAATATCTTG GCGACATGTACAGTCCTGAAACAGGGGAGCCCGAACCTGACTGGGTGAAGACGGAGCGTCAACAGTTCTTGGATTTCCGGGACCTCAACAAAGATGGCAAAATGGATCGGGAGGAGATCGGGCACTGGATCTTGCCAACAGACTATGACCACGCCGAGGTGGAGTCAAAGCACCTCCTTATCGAGTCGGACAAGGATAAG gATGGCAAGCTTTCGCGGGAGGAGTTTGTGGAGTTTCTTCGGCAAAGTATCGCCAGCGCCAAAGACTATGAAGAAGCAGTCAAGACGCTGAAGGGCCACCAAGAGCTGTGA
- the RCN3 gene encoding reticulocalbin-3 isoform X1 → MRGVALAGRRAGRGDTSRAEDETGRHLQREHPSRGLPLLLCTMAWQKMLFSSCLLTVCLTWVLAKPPPDKKDRVHHDQDLSDHPHDDNQDFQYDHEAFLGKEDAKTFDQLTPEESKQRLGKIVDRIDRDGDGFVTQPELKEWIKHTQNRYIYENVNKNWKDYDKNSDGHITWTEFKNATYGFYEGEEFGDLDDKHSYRKMLARDERRFKAADKDGDMTATREEFTAFLHPEAFDYMKDIVVTETIEDIDKNGDGFVEVEEYLGDMYSPETGEPEPDWVKTERQQFLDFRDLNKDGKMDREEIGHWILPTDYDHAEVESKHLLIESDKDKDGKLSREEFVEFLRQSIASAKDYEEAVKTLKGHQEL, encoded by the exons ATGAGGGGCGTCGCCCTGGCGGGCAggagggcggggcggggagacACCAGCCGGGCTGAAGATGAGACGGGGCGGCACTTGCAGAGGGAGCATCCATCGCGCGGGCTGCCGCTACTG TTGTGTACAATGGCTTGGCAGAAGATGCTGTTTTCCTCCTGCCTGTTGACTGTGTGTCTCACGTGGGTCTTGGCCAAGCCTCCCCCCGACAAAAAGGACCGCGTCCACCATGACCAAGACTTGAGCGACCACCCTCACGATGACAACCAAGATTTCCAGTATGATCACGAAGCCTTTCTGGGCAAGGAAGATGCCAAAACGTTTGACCAGTTGACTCCTGAAGAGAGCAAGCAGCGGCTTGG AAAGATCGTGGATCGAATCGACCGGGATGGGGACGGTTTTGTGACTCAGCCTGAGCTGAAGGAATGGATCAAGCACACTCAAAACCGCTACATTTACGAGAACGTGAACAAGAACTGGAAGGACTATGACAAGAATAGTGATGGCCACATCACCTGGACTGAGTTCAAGAACGCCACTTATGGCTTCTATGAAG GAGAGGAGTTTGGTGATCTGGATGACAAACACTCCTACCGGAAGATGCTAGCCCGGGATGAGCGGCGGTTCAAGGCAGCTGACAAGGATGGGGACATGACCGCAACGAGGGAGGAGTTCACGGCCTTCCTCCACCCCGAAGCGTTCGACTACATGAAGGACATTGTGGTGACG GAAACCATTGAGGACATCGACAAGAATGGGGATGGCTTTGTCGAAGTAGAGGAATATCTTG GCGACATGTACAGTCCTGAAACAGGGGAGCCCGAACCTGACTGGGTGAAGACGGAGCGTCAACAGTTCTTGGATTTCCGGGACCTCAACAAAGATGGCAAAATGGATCGGGAGGAGATCGGGCACTGGATCTTGCCAACAGACTATGACCACGCCGAGGTGGAGTCAAAGCACCTCCTTATCGAGTCGGACAAGGATAAG gATGGCAAGCTTTCGCGGGAGGAGTTTGTGGAGTTTCTTCGGCAAAGTATCGCCAGCGCCAAAGACTATGAAGAAGCAGTCAAGACGCTGAAGGGCCACCAAGAGCTGTGA
- the RCN3 gene encoding reticulocalbin-3 isoform X2: MRGVALAGRRAGRGDTSRAEDETGRHLQREHPSRGLPLLLCTMAWQKMLFSSCLLTVCLTWVLAKPPPDKKDRVHHDQDLSDHPHDDNQDFQYDHEAFLGKEDAKTFDQLTPEESKQRLGKIVDRIDRDGDGFVTQPELKEWIKHTQNRYIYENVNKNWKDYDKNSDGHITWTEFKNATYGFYEGEEFGDLDDKHSYRKMLARDERRFKAADKDGDMTATREEFTAFLHPEAFDYMKDIVVTETIEDIDKNGDGFVEVEEYLGDMYSPETGEPEPDWVKTERQQFLDFRDLNKDGKMDREEIGHWILPTDYDHAEVESKHLLIESDKDKDDKITKEEILDNWNMFVGSQATNYGEDLTKDHDEL, translated from the exons ATGAGGGGCGTCGCCCTGGCGGGCAggagggcggggcggggagacACCAGCCGGGCTGAAGATGAGACGGGGCGGCACTTGCAGAGGGAGCATCCATCGCGCGGGCTGCCGCTACTG TTGTGTACAATGGCTTGGCAGAAGATGCTGTTTTCCTCCTGCCTGTTGACTGTGTGTCTCACGTGGGTCTTGGCCAAGCCTCCCCCCGACAAAAAGGACCGCGTCCACCATGACCAAGACTTGAGCGACCACCCTCACGATGACAACCAAGATTTCCAGTATGATCACGAAGCCTTTCTGGGCAAGGAAGATGCCAAAACGTTTGACCAGTTGACTCCTGAAGAGAGCAAGCAGCGGCTTGG AAAGATCGTGGATCGAATCGACCGGGATGGGGACGGTTTTGTGACTCAGCCTGAGCTGAAGGAATGGATCAAGCACACTCAAAACCGCTACATTTACGAGAACGTGAACAAGAACTGGAAGGACTATGACAAGAATAGTGATGGCCACATCACCTGGACTGAGTTCAAGAACGCCACTTATGGCTTCTATGAAG GAGAGGAGTTTGGTGATCTGGATGACAAACACTCCTACCGGAAGATGCTAGCCCGGGATGAGCGGCGGTTCAAGGCAGCTGACAAGGATGGGGACATGACCGCAACGAGGGAGGAGTTCACGGCCTTCCTCCACCCCGAAGCGTTCGACTACATGAAGGACATTGTGGTGACG GAAACCATTGAGGACATCGACAAGAATGGGGATGGCTTTGTCGAAGTAGAGGAATATCTTG GCGACATGTACAGTCCTGAAACAGGGGAGCCCGAACCTGACTGGGTGAAGACGGAGCGTCAACAGTTCTTGGATTTCCGGGACCTCAACAAAGATGGCAAAATGGATCGGGAGGAGATCGGGCACTGGATCTTGCCAACAGACTATGACCACGCCGAGGTGGAGTCAAAGCACCTCCTTATCGAGTCGGACAAGGATAAG GATGACAAAATAACCAAGGAAGAGATTTTGGACAATTGGAACATGTTTGTGGGGAGCCAGGCCACCAACTACGGCGAAGACTTGACAAAGGATCATGACGAGCTGTGA